One genomic segment of Paenibacillus durus includes these proteins:
- a CDS encoding DUF4179 domain-containing protein, whose protein sequence is MKRLEDELRLRLNDDAQVPYPDFGAMWERIEKTVPAGPEISGTLTPAFVRKRKVKRIAAAATLGALLVAAPVYAAIHYDLGYLLNGKSGIQAALEQNMGQTLEQSVTREGITMTLRTAIVDDNRTVILYTLNAGFRPPEEFWNFKGFSLRDAEGKPIEAEVSNLLRWDAPNQRYYGILETDWTPSHNTRVQLVAEELRKYSQQEQEINLNPASKEPQSFNIGREGMQKIKIQPFTQGTDKMMFASTVTFDRPEVKSWAFPQIVAYRDGTEVRPLPGGTFGTPDGNGNYSSQQYFDPKDIPAGKTVFKLQYTRIDHTVDGPWTFDLQLSKKQMQSGTIQTALNLPLEAGDSVNMLEKMVITPTQIRLVIRTLEKYQEIPYKRYSLEVGGRTLEGPRYYSIEDPYRISLRIERPLDLKVSKDTPIVFVGKYKVTVHEDKQMSFQLTGISGKKRTLDTTIGGYPVTWTYYKQGADLYVETGSEDARFGGINQTYIMQGKERLLGKQLTANFTGDGNNKAIDVYKNFKGTEAEIHMFYYTIDDPEKETRVTLQPGPTNSGSPVQ, encoded by the coding sequence ATGAAGAGACTGGAAGACGAACTCAGGCTTCGGTTAAATGATGATGCGCAGGTGCCTTATCCCGACTTTGGCGCCATGTGGGAGCGGATAGAGAAGACTGTCCCGGCCGGGCCGGAAATAAGCGGGACCCTTACCCCTGCGTTCGTCCGGAAGCGGAAGGTGAAGAGAATCGCGGCTGCCGCAACTCTCGGAGCGCTGCTTGTCGCCGCCCCCGTCTATGCGGCCATTCATTATGACTTAGGCTATCTGCTAAACGGGAAAAGCGGCATTCAGGCGGCGCTTGAGCAAAATATGGGTCAAACGCTGGAGCAGTCTGTCACCAGGGAAGGCATTACCATGACCTTACGCACGGCAATAGTTGACGATAACCGAACTGTCATTTTGTACACGCTGAATGCCGGGTTCCGTCCGCCAGAGGAGTTTTGGAATTTCAAGGGCTTCTCGCTAAGGGATGCCGAGGGAAAGCCGATCGAGGCGGAAGTGTCCAACTTACTGAGGTGGGATGCTCCCAATCAGAGATATTATGGTATTCTCGAGACCGATTGGACGCCTTCGCATAACACCCGAGTCCAGCTGGTTGCGGAGGAACTGCGGAAATACAGCCAACAGGAGCAGGAAATCAATCTGAACCCGGCTTCCAAGGAGCCGCAAAGCTTCAACATCGGACGGGAAGGAATGCAAAAAATAAAGATTCAACCGTTTACCCAAGGGACGGATAAAATGATGTTCGCCTCCACAGTTACGTTCGATCGTCCGGAAGTCAAGTCGTGGGCCTTTCCGCAAATTGTCGCTTACCGGGACGGAACGGAAGTAAGGCCACTGCCCGGGGGGACCTTTGGAACGCCAGATGGAAACGGAAATTATAGCTCGCAGCAGTATTTTGACCCGAAGGACATTCCAGCCGGGAAGACGGTATTCAAGCTCCAGTATACGCGGATAGACCATACGGTGGATGGACCATGGACATTCGATCTTCAGCTCAGCAAAAAACAAATGCAAAGCGGAACGATACAGACGGCGCTTAACTTGCCGCTTGAAGCCGGGGACAGCGTCAACATGCTGGAGAAGATGGTGATTACACCGACGCAGATTCGGCTCGTTATCAGAACCTTGGAGAAATATCAGGAAATTCCTTATAAAAGATATAGTTTGGAAGTTGGCGGCAGAACGCTCGAAGGACCGAGATATTATTCCATAGAGGATCCCTATCGGATTAGCCTGCGCATTGAGCGGCCGCTCGATCTGAAGGTGAGCAAAGATACACCGATTGTTTTTGTGGGCAAGTACAAAGTAACCGTTCATGAAGACAAGCAAATGTCGTTTCAATTGACGGGGATATCGGGTAAAAAGCGGACGCTGGATACAACGATCGGCGGTTATCCGGTAACGTGGACCTATTACAAGCAGGGGGCCGACCTGTACGTGGAAACCGGAAGCGAAGATGCCCGTTTCGGCGGCATTAACCAGACCTATATTATGCAGGGCAAAGAGAGATTGCTCGGGAAACAGCTCACGGCCAACTTTACAGGGGACGGCAATAACAAAGCCATCGACGTTTATAAGAATTTCAAAGGGACGGAAGCGGAAATCCATATGTTTTATTACACAATTGACGATCCGGAAAAAGAGACAAGGGTCACGCTGCAACCCGGGCCGACGAACAGCGGCAGTCCGGTACAATAA
- a CDS encoding RNA polymerase sigma factor encodes MDDRELFQSYNRDVYRTCYYMVHNAADAEDLCQDVFIAAFRSRRDEIGNPRAWILKIAVNHCLNHLSRRRKLKLKVEDNRHLLAVDANKPVERIVEDRETSGEWAVYLERLPVKIRAAVTLRYMHDFSLSDISEMLSVPLGTTKSRLHKGLKLMKKMLEKEGHADEEGKYEETGRRTQASVK; translated from the coding sequence TTGGATGACCGTGAGCTGTTCCAGAGTTACAACCGGGATGTATACAGAACCTGCTATTATATGGTGCATAACGCGGCGGACGCCGAAGATTTATGCCAGGACGTGTTTATTGCTGCATTCCGCAGCCGCCGGGATGAGATCGGGAACCCCAGGGCATGGATTTTGAAAATCGCCGTCAATCATTGCCTGAATCATCTGAGCCGCCGACGCAAATTGAAGCTGAAGGTCGAGGACAACCGGCATCTTCTGGCTGTTGACGCGAATAAGCCGGTGGAGCGGATTGTGGAGGACCGGGAGACGTCGGGGGAATGGGCCGTTTATCTGGAACGTCTCCCCGTCAAGATCAGGGCGGCCGTTACGCTGAGGTATATGCATGATTTCAGCTTGTCCGACATTTCGGAGATGCTGTCCGTTCCGCTGGGAACAACTAAATCGAGGCTGCATAAAGGGCTGAAGCTGATGAAGAAGATGCTGGAGAAGGAAGGACATGCAGACGAGGAGGGGAAATATGAAGAGACTGGAAGACGAACTCAGGCTTCGGTTAAATGA
- a CDS encoding YfhD family protein has protein sequence MSKNEKLKKLFEAKNEDVEFSAAEADRDDIKALDRAQEADRRQLHEIIEEEE, from the coding sequence ATGTCCAAGAATGAGAAGCTGAAGAAGCTGTTCGAAGCCAAGAATGAGGATGTCGAATTTTCCGCTGCGGAAGCGGACCGGGACGACATCAAGGCTTTGGACCGGGCGCAGGAAGCGGATCGCAGACAGCTTCACGAGATCATAGAGGAAGAAGAATAG
- a CDS encoding sucrose-specific PTS transporter subunit IIBC produces MSENQKIAEQVVEAVGGRGNIVSFAHCATRLRIMVRDKELIDQKRTESIDKVKGAFFNSGQYQVIFGTGTVNRIFEEVEKLGIQSTSKENLKQEGKKAGNSLQRAIRTFGDVFVPIIPVLVATGLFMGLRGLLTQPQILSLFGAVPEDISPNFLLFTQVLTDTAFAFLPALVAWSAFRVFGGSPVLGIVLGLMLVNPALPNAYAVAGGSAEPLKFLGFIPVVGYQGSVLPAFFIGLLGAKLEKRLRKRIPEALDLILTPFLTLLIMITLGLFAIGPVFHSLETVVLNGTTYLLGLPFGIAGLLIGFFQQIVVVTGVHHIFNFLEIQLLEKTGSNPFNAIITCAMAAQGAACLAVGLKTKNLKLKALALPSSLSAFLGITEPAIFGVNLRFMKPFIMGLVGGAAGGFLASLVQLSATGMAITVIPGTLLYMNGQLPLYILCNLTAMAVSFVLTWMFGYRDAESEGTEELSAAETGYAQGAGLTVQASGDTAGQTVEPTKVPVFAKDRAALTDAPGTLSVLSPISGTLVDLGQVPDPAFAEKQMGDGIAIQPDEGKVYAPFDAVVAHVMEKSKHAVILEHASGVQVLIHIGIDTVSLKGEGFVLNVHTGDQVKAGQLLVEFDPETIRRAGLSTVTPVIIPNGIEGVLDFSVTASGKVTAAADRIMKVNYAVANHA; encoded by the coding sequence ATGTCCGAAAATCAAAAAATCGCCGAGCAGGTTGTAGAAGCTGTTGGAGGAAGAGGAAATATCGTTTCTTTTGCGCACTGCGCCACCCGTCTGCGCATCATGGTACGCGATAAAGAATTGATTGACCAGAAACGTACGGAGAGCATCGATAAGGTTAAGGGAGCTTTTTTCAACTCGGGGCAATATCAGGTTATTTTTGGCACGGGGACCGTTAACCGGATCTTCGAGGAAGTGGAAAAGCTGGGTATTCAGAGTACGTCGAAGGAGAATCTTAAGCAGGAGGGGAAAAAAGCGGGGAATTCCCTTCAGCGGGCCATTCGCACGTTCGGGGACGTATTTGTCCCCATTATTCCCGTCCTGGTGGCGACCGGCCTGTTCATGGGCCTGCGCGGTCTGCTGACTCAGCCGCAGATTCTTTCCCTGTTCGGAGCCGTTCCGGAAGATATCTCGCCGAACTTTCTGCTGTTCACACAGGTGTTGACCGACACCGCCTTTGCTTTCCTGCCCGCTCTTGTCGCTTGGTCGGCATTTCGGGTATTCGGGGGCAGTCCGGTGCTTGGTATCGTTCTTGGGCTGATGCTGGTCAATCCGGCGCTGCCTAATGCGTACGCCGTCGCGGGAGGAAGCGCAGAGCCTCTCAAGTTTCTCGGATTCATTCCTGTCGTTGGCTACCAAGGCTCCGTTCTGCCTGCCTTTTTCATCGGTTTACTTGGGGCTAAATTAGAGAAGCGTTTACGTAAGCGCATTCCGGAAGCGCTTGATTTAATTCTGACGCCTTTCCTTACGCTGCTGATCATGATCACGCTTGGATTATTCGCAATCGGACCTGTGTTTCACTCTCTTGAAACCGTTGTCCTAAATGGAACCACCTATCTGCTTGGACTGCCGTTTGGCATCGCCGGTCTGCTGATCGGTTTCTTTCAACAGATTGTTGTCGTTACGGGTGTGCATCATATCTTTAATTTCCTGGAAATTCAGCTTCTGGAGAAGACCGGCTCCAATCCGTTCAACGCCATCATTACATGCGCAATGGCTGCTCAAGGCGCGGCATGTCTCGCCGTTGGGCTGAAGACGAAGAATCTCAAATTGAAGGCTCTGGCGCTGCCATCCTCGCTGTCGGCTTTTCTCGGGATTACCGAGCCAGCCATTTTCGGGGTGAACTTGCGCTTCATGAAGCCTTTCATCATGGGGCTTGTCGGTGGCGCAGCGGGCGGATTTCTGGCTTCCCTGGTTCAACTGTCCGCTACGGGCATGGCGATCACCGTTATCCCCGGTACCCTGCTCTATATGAACGGTCAGCTTCCGCTGTACATTTTGTGCAATCTTACCGCCATGGCTGTATCCTTCGTTCTCACCTGGATGTTTGGATACCGTGATGCCGAATCGGAAGGTACGGAAGAGCTATCGGCTGCTGAGACGGGGTATGCGCAAGGTGCCGGCTTGACGGTTCAAGCTTCCGGGGACACCGCCGGTCAGACTGTGGAACCAACAAAGGTTCCGGTTTTTGCCAAAGACCGCGCTGCCTTGACGGACGCTCCCGGAACGCTCTCCGTGCTGTCACCTATAAGCGGAACGCTGGTGGATCTGGGGCAGGTGCCCGACCCGGCCTTTGCCGAGAAACAGATGGGCGACGGTATTGCGATCCAGCCGGATGAAGGAAAGGTGTACGCTCCTTTCGACGCCGTCGTGGCACATGTTATGGAGAAGAGCAAGCATGCGGTGATTCTGGAGCATGCCAGCGGAGTGCAGGTGCTGATTCATATTGGAATCGACACCGTATCTTTAAAAGGCGAAGGATTTGTGCTGAACGTTCACACCGGCGATCAAGTGAAGGCGGGACAACTGCTGGTCGAATTCGACCCGGAAACGATCCGCAGAGCGGGACTGTCCACTGTTACTCCTGTAATTATTCCAAACGGAATTGAAGGCGTGCTTGATTTTAGCGTCACTGCATCCGGAAAGGTAACCGCAGCCGCTGACCGGATTATGAAAGTGAACTATGCGGTTGCCAATCATGCCTGA
- a CDS encoding glycoside hydrolase family 32 protein, producing MKMSRAQLYRRIDQAETGEWESLKQLAERSPWRQKYHIQPVVGLLNDPNGFSFFEGEYHLFYQWFPLGTGHGMKYWYHTSSSDLVHWKNRGIGIAPGGPFDSHGAFSGSAIEKDGKLYLMYTGNTRSPDWIRHPFQCMAVMEPDGVITKLEQPVILKVPRGYTDHFRDPKVWMEGGNYYCVIGAQRLNETGSVVLYRSPDLIQWYFEGEIGTDLKSFGFMWECPDYFELDGTGILLFSPQGLSPQGDRFRNIYQAGYLTGRPIHLADRQFDHGEFRELDSGFDFYAPQTTQAPDGRRLLTAWMGLPEVEYPTDDHGWAHCLTLPRELTLKNGKLMQSPVRELVKLRGRKTEVQTVMNDESLSIAELAGTAYELLVEIRDGGANRFGIEFRAGRHERTVIYYDRVEEKLVLDRSLSGQSFALEYGTERKCPLELRDGTLTLHLFVDVSSVEIFVNDGEETFTARIFPEEESTGVNFFAEGGRVAFDAIKWDTE from the coding sequence ATGAAAATGAGCAGAGCGCAATTATATCGGCGAATCGATCAGGCGGAGACTGGGGAGTGGGAATCGCTAAAACAGTTGGCGGAACGAAGTCCCTGGAGGCAGAAGTACCATATCCAACCCGTAGTGGGGCTGCTTAACGACCCTAATGGCTTTTCCTTTTTTGAAGGGGAATATCATCTGTTCTACCAATGGTTTCCGCTGGGAACGGGGCACGGCATGAAGTATTGGTATCACACTTCTTCTTCCGACCTTGTTCATTGGAAGAACCGCGGGATTGGCATCGCTCCTGGCGGCCCCTTCGATTCACACGGAGCCTTTTCGGGAAGCGCCATTGAGAAAGACGGGAAGCTGTACCTGATGTATACAGGGAATACCCGCAGTCCGGACTGGATCAGACATCCCTTTCAGTGTATGGCCGTTATGGAGCCGGATGGGGTCATTACCAAGCTGGAGCAGCCGGTTATTCTGAAAGTTCCCAGAGGCTATACCGATCATTTCCGGGACCCGAAGGTGTGGATGGAGGGCGGAAACTACTACTGTGTAATCGGTGCGCAGCGCCTCAACGAGACGGGAAGCGTTGTCTTGTACCGTTCGCCGGACCTAATCCAGTGGTATTTTGAAGGGGAGATTGGCACAGACTTGAAATCATTCGGCTTTATGTGGGAGTGCCCGGATTATTTTGAACTGGATGGAACAGGCATTCTGCTGTTCTCACCGCAGGGCCTGTCTCCGCAGGGCGACCGGTTCCGCAATATCTATCAGGCAGGTTATCTGACCGGACGGCCTATCCATCTGGCTGATCGGCAATTTGATCACGGCGAGTTCCGCGAGCTGGACAGCGGTTTCGATTTTTACGCACCGCAGACAACACAGGCTCCTGACGGCAGACGTCTGCTGACAGCCTGGATGGGGCTTCCTGAAGTTGAATATCCGACGGATGATCATGGCTGGGCGCACTGCCTGACGCTTCCCCGGGAATTAACCCTTAAGAACGGCAAATTGATGCAGAGCCCGGTTCGGGAATTGGTGAAGCTTAGAGGCCGCAAGACCGAGGTGCAGACGGTTATGAATGACGAATCGCTGTCCATTGCAGAGCTTGCGGGCACGGCATATGAGCTGCTGGTTGAAATACGGGACGGCGGAGCAAACCGCTTCGGCATCGAATTCAGGGCTGGACGGCATGAGAGAACGGTAATCTATTACGATCGCGTAGAGGAAAAATTGGTGCTCGACCGTTCCCTTTCCGGACAAAGCTTCGCCTTGGAATACGGAACGGAACGAAAATGCCCGCTTGAGCTTCGCGACGGAACGCTGACGCTGCATTTATTCGTGGACGTTTCTTCGGTAGAAATTTTTGTGAATGACGGGGAGGAAACCTTCACAGCGAGGATTTTTCCGGAAGAGGAAAGCACGGGAGTCAACTTCTTCGCGGAAGGCGGAAGGGTAGCATTTGACGCAATAAAATGGGATACTGAGTAA
- a CDS encoding LacI family DNA-binding transcriptional regulator, translated as MKTIIDIARAAGVAKSTVSRYLNGGSVSEETREKIEHIIKQHNYVPNTFAQSLKAKKTSIIGTIVPRLDSFAVSQTLMGIDEELRDRQYQLLISSANQDMNREIEEIYALARQKISGLLLMAAQITEQHLKAIRECRIPVVMIGQQHSLLHSVVHDDFHAGYMMGQHILNKGHRRIAYLGVTEQDIAVGVKRKEGFRKALGEHKDCEVRYYESGFRMNEAVAAAERLLEDWVPTIIVCATDNIALGVMKAAFLKQIPIPSGISVTGFGGYDVTEIIHPALTTVKYNYKRAGKLAAENIISLVNREPVEMVTILNCEIIGRESVDNLQGRII; from the coding sequence ATGAAGACCATAATCGATATTGCCCGGGCTGCGGGTGTGGCCAAGAGTACGGTCTCCCGCTACCTTAACGGCGGATCAGTCAGTGAAGAGACAAGGGAAAAGATCGAGCATATTATCAAGCAGCATAATTATGTGCCCAATACGTTTGCCCAGAGCCTGAAAGCGAAGAAGACCAGCATTATCGGCACCATCGTTCCCCGGCTCGATTCGTTTGCGGTTTCGCAGACTTTGATGGGAATCGACGAAGAACTACGGGACCGGCAGTATCAATTGCTTATTTCTAGTGCCAATCAGGATATGAACCGGGAGATTGAAGAGATTTACGCTCTGGCGCGGCAGAAAATTTCGGGTCTGCTGCTGATGGCAGCGCAAATTACGGAGCAGCATTTGAAAGCGATCCGGGAGTGCAGAATTCCGGTTGTCATGATTGGTCAGCAGCATTCATTGCTTCACAGTGTAGTCCATGACGATTTTCATGCGGGCTATATGATGGGCCAGCATATCCTGAATAAAGGCCACCGCCGCATCGCTTATCTGGGGGTTACCGAACAGGATATCGCGGTGGGTGTAAAGCGCAAGGAAGGCTTTAGAAAAGCGCTGGGCGAACATAAAGACTGCGAGGTCCGGTATTACGAATCGGGCTTCAGAATGAATGAGGCGGTAGCCGCCGCAGAACGTTTACTGGAGGATTGGGTGCCTACGATCATCGTTTGCGCAACCGACAATATCGCGCTGGGCGTGATGAAGGCCGCCTTTTTGAAGCAGATCCCCATTCCGTCCGGCATTTCCGTAACCGGGTTCGGGGGGTACGATGTCACCGAAATCATACATCCGGCTTTAACGACTGTAAAATATAATTATAAGCGGGCGGGCAAGCTTGCCGCCGAAAATATCATTTCTTTAGTAAACCGGGAGCCTGTAGAAATGGTAACCATTTTAAATTGTGAGATTATCGGTAGAGAAAGCGTTGACAATTTGCAGGGACGCATCATATAA
- the dnaJ gene encoding molecular chaperone DnaJ: MADKRDYYEVLGLGKNASEDEIKKAYRKLARQYHPDVNKASDAEAKFKEVKEAYDILSDPQGRARYDQYGHIDPNQGMGGGFGGGDFGGGLGDIFDMFFGGGGRRDPNAPQRGNDLQYTMSIEFKEAVFGKETDITIPRTETCDTCFGSGAKPGTKPQTCSVCHGSGQQEVVQNTPLGRMVNRRPCSNCGGTGKIIKEKCSTCGGGGRVKKQRKIHVRIPAGVDDGAQLRMSGEGEGGLRGGPAGDLYIVIRVKPHDFFVRENDDILCEVPLTFAQAALGDEIEIPTLTEKVKLKIPAGTQTGTFFRLKGKGVPRLRGNGTGDQHVRVIVVTPSKLSDEQKDLLRQFASFDGENTHEQGQSFFDRMKRAFRGD, translated from the coding sequence GTGGCAGATAAGCGCGATTATTATGAGGTGCTCGGCTTAGGCAAGAACGCTTCAGAAGATGAAATCAAAAAAGCGTACCGCAAGCTGGCCCGTCAGTATCATCCGGACGTGAACAAGGCCAGCGATGCCGAGGCTAAATTCAAGGAAGTGAAGGAAGCTTACGATATTCTGAGCGATCCGCAAGGACGGGCCAGATATGACCAATACGGACATATCGATCCTAACCAGGGAATGGGCGGCGGCTTTGGCGGCGGGGATTTCGGCGGCGGTTTGGGCGACATTTTCGACATGTTCTTCGGCGGCGGAGGACGGCGCGATCCGAATGCGCCCCAGCGCGGCAATGACTTGCAGTATACGATGTCCATTGAATTCAAGGAAGCCGTGTTCGGCAAAGAGACCGATATTACGATTCCTCGGACGGAAACCTGCGATACCTGCTTCGGTTCCGGAGCGAAGCCGGGCACGAAGCCGCAAACCTGCTCCGTCTGCCATGGCAGCGGACAGCAGGAGGTTGTACAGAACACGCCGCTTGGCCGGATGGTCAACCGCAGACCGTGTTCGAACTGCGGAGGCACGGGCAAGATTATCAAGGAAAAATGCTCAACATGCGGCGGCGGCGGCCGCGTGAAGAAGCAGCGCAAAATCCATGTCCGGATTCCTGCGGGCGTGGACGACGGCGCGCAGCTGCGCATGAGCGGCGAAGGCGAAGGCGGCCTGCGCGGCGGCCCTGCGGGCGATCTCTATATTGTCATCCGCGTTAAGCCGCATGATTTCTTCGTTCGCGAGAACGACGACATCCTGTGCGAGGTTCCGCTGACGTTCGCCCAGGCGGCGCTTGGGGATGAGATCGAGATTCCGACCCTGACCGAGAAGGTCAAGCTCAAAATCCCGGCAGGCACTCAGACCGGCACGTTCTTCCGCCTTAAAGGTAAAGGCGTTCCACGGCTTCGCGGGAACGGTACCGGCGACCAGCACGTCCGGGTCATTGTGGTGACGCCAAGCAAACTGAGCGACGAGCAGAAGGACCTGCTTCGCCAGTTCGCATCCTTCGATGGCGAGAATACGCATGAGCAGGGGCAGTCCTTCTTTGACCGCATGAAGCGCGCTTTTCGCGGAGATTAG
- the dnaK gene encoding molecular chaperone DnaK has translation MSKVIGIDLGTTNSCVAVMEGGEAVVIPNPEGARTTPSVVGFKKDGERIVGETAKRQAITNPDRTIISIKRHMGTNHKETIDGKDYSPQEISAMILQKLKSDAEAYLGQAVTQAVITVPAYFNDSQRQATKDAGKIAGLEVLRIVNEPTAAALAYGLEKSEDQTILVYDLGGGTFDVSILELGDGFFEVKATSGDNRLGGDDFDQKIIDFLVAEFKKEQGIDLGKDKAAVQRLKDAAEKAKKELSGVLTTTVSLPFITVVDGVPQHLEVNLTRAKFDELTADLVERTLGPTRQALNDAGMTPADLDKIVLVGGSTRIPAVQEAIKKLTGKEPHKGVNPDEVVALGAAVQAGVLTGDVKDVVLLDVTPLSLGIETAGGVFTKMIERNTTIPTSKSQIFSTFADNQPSVEIHVLQGERQMANGNKTLGRFMLSEIPPAPRGVPQIEVTFDIDANGIVNVSATDKGTNKSQKITITSSGGLSDADIEQMMKDAELHAEEDRTRKELVEAKNNADQLVYSTDKVIKDLGDKVDASEIEKANQAKDKVKSALETDNLEEIKAATDALNEVVQQLSVKLYEQAAQAQQGAEGAADAGEGAKRDNVVDADYEVVDDEKNQG, from the coding sequence GTGAGTAAAGTTATCGGTATCGACCTTGGAACCACGAACTCATGCGTGGCTGTAATGGAAGGCGGCGAGGCCGTCGTTATCCCTAACCCGGAAGGCGCGCGCACTACCCCTTCGGTTGTAGGTTTCAAGAAAGACGGGGAGCGCATTGTCGGTGAAACGGCGAAGCGTCAAGCGATCACGAACCCGGACCGCACGATTATCTCGATCAAACGCCATATGGGCACAAACCATAAAGAAACGATCGACGGCAAGGACTATTCGCCGCAAGAAATTTCTGCAATGATTCTGCAAAAGCTGAAATCCGACGCCGAAGCCTATCTTGGCCAAGCGGTTACACAGGCGGTTATTACGGTTCCGGCCTATTTTAACGATAGCCAGCGTCAGGCGACCAAGGATGCGGGCAAAATCGCCGGTCTCGAAGTTCTGCGTATCGTGAACGAGCCAACGGCAGCAGCGCTCGCATACGGTCTGGAGAAATCCGAAGACCAAACGATCCTCGTCTATGACCTTGGCGGCGGTACGTTCGACGTTTCCATTCTGGAACTGGGCGACGGCTTCTTCGAAGTAAAAGCGACGAGCGGCGACAACCGTCTCGGCGGCGACGACTTTGACCAAAAAATTATCGACTTCCTCGTAGCCGAGTTCAAAAAAGAGCAAGGCATCGACCTGGGCAAGGACAAAGCGGCTGTTCAACGTTTGAAAGACGCGGCAGAAAAAGCTAAGAAAGAGCTGTCCGGCGTATTGACCACTACGGTCTCCCTGCCGTTCATCACCGTTGTAGACGGCGTGCCGCAGCACTTGGAGGTCAACCTGACCCGAGCCAAATTCGACGAACTGACAGCAGATCTCGTTGAACGCACGCTCGGACCGACTCGCCAGGCGCTGAACGACGCTGGCATGACTCCGGCCGACCTGGACAAAATCGTGCTTGTCGGCGGTTCCACGCGGATTCCTGCCGTCCAGGAAGCCATCAAGAAGCTGACCGGCAAAGAGCCGCATAAAGGCGTTAACCCGGACGAAGTTGTTGCGCTTGGCGCAGCGGTTCAAGCGGGCGTATTGACCGGCGACGTGAAAGACGTGGTCCTGCTGGACGTAACTCCGCTGTCCCTCGGTATTGAAACCGCAGGCGGCGTATTCACGAAGATGATCGAACGCAACACGACGATCCCGACCAGCAAGTCGCAAATCTTCTCGACCTTTGCCGATAATCAGCCGAGCGTTGAGATTCATGTCCTGCAGGGCGAACGCCAAATGGCGAATGGCAACAAAACGCTGGGACGCTTCATGCTGAGTGAAATTCCTCCGGCACCTCGCGGCGTTCCGCAAATCGAAGTTACCTTCGACATCGACGCCAACGGTATCGTAAATGTGTCCGCTACGGATAAAGGTACGAACAAGAGCCAGAAGATCACGATCACTTCCTCCGGCGGTCTGAGCGATGCCGATATCGAGCAAATGATGAAGGACGCCGAGCTTCATGCTGAAGAAGACCGTACCCGCAAGGAACTGGTGGAAGCGAAGAACAACGCCGACCAGCTCGTCTATTCCACGGATAAGGTCATCAAGGATCTTGGCGACAAAGTAGACGCATCCGAGATTGAAAAGGCGAACCAGGCGAAGGACAAAGTGAAGTCCGCTCTGGAAACCGACAATCTGGAAGAGATCAAGGCGGCTACCGATGCGTTGAACGAAGTTGTACAGCAATTGTCCGTGAAGCTGTATGAACAAGCGGCGCAAGCTCAGCAAGGCGCTGAAGGCGCGGCTGACGCTGGTGAGGGCGCAAAGCGTGATAACGTAGTCGACGCGGATTATGAAGTGGTTGACGACGAGAAGAATCAAGGATAA
- the grpE gene encoding nucleotide exchange factor GrpE, whose product MKEEQVQDSGVTEDNAINEESAADQAEAVSDNDTAAAGEAVQEASGDSDEIKRLQELADEYQGRVLRVQADYDNFRRRTLKEKEELAQYATSKLVTELLPVLDNFERALATAPAGSDGDAFSKGVNMIFRQLEGVLKSEGLTPMETVGQPFNPEFHQAIMQVESEEYEEGIVTEEVQKGYLLKNKVLRPAMVKVSM is encoded by the coding sequence TTGAAAGAGGAACAGGTTCAAGATTCGGGTGTGACCGAAGATAACGCTATTAACGAGGAAAGCGCGGCCGATCAGGCCGAGGCGGTCTCGGATAACGATACAGCAGCGGCTGGTGAAGCCGTTCAGGAGGCTTCCGGAGACAGCGATGAAATCAAGCGACTGCAGGAGCTTGCGGATGAGTATCAGGGACGCGTGCTGCGCGTTCAGGCCGACTATGACAATTTCCGCCGCCGCACGCTGAAGGAGAAAGAGGAACTGGCTCAATACGCCACCTCTAAGCTGGTTACGGAATTGCTGCCGGTACTCGACAATTTTGAGCGCGCGCTGGCTACGGCGCCGGCCGGCTCGGACGGCGATGCTTTCTCCAAAGGCGTAAATATGATTTTCCGCCAGTTGGAGGGTGTTTTGAAGTCTGAGGGACTTACGCCCATGGAAACGGTAGGACAGCCGTTCAATCCGGAATTCCATCAGGCTATCATGCAGGTGGAGAGCGAGGAGTATGAAGAGGGCATTGTTACGGAGGAAGTCCAGAAGGGCTATCTGTTGAAGAACAAGGTACTTCGTCCCGCTATGGTCAAAGTCAGCATGTAA